A segment of the Candidatus Andeanibacterium colombiense genome:
ATGCGGAACTCGATCCGTCGAAGCTCGGCTTCGCGATCACGGTGTTCGCAATGGTCAGCCTCAAGAGCCAGGCGGAAGAAGATTTGCGGGCGTTCGAGAACCACATGCGCGCGCTGCCCGAAGTGCGCGAATGCCACATGCTCAACGGCGAGATCGATTTCATCCTCAAGATCGTCAGCCGCGACCTGCAGAGCTTTCAGGAGTTCCTGACCTCGAAGCTGACGCCGGCGCCGAATGTCGCCAGCGTCAAGACCTCGCTGACCATCCGCACCGCGAAGCATGAGCCGGGTGTGCCGCTGGGTTGATCCGGTGGTTTATCGCCCTCGCGATTCACTCCGCGAAGGCGATATAAGTATATATTTCCGCACCAATGAATTGTTCGGCAGGGCCGCGGTTGCGGCGATGTGCGAAAATCAGCCCTCGCGCTCGTCCAGCCATTGCTCCAGCCACTTGATCGAATAGTCGCCGTTGAGGATGTCGGGCTCGTCCAGCAGCGCCTTGTGCAGCGGGATCGTGGTCTTGACCCCGTCGATCACCATTTCTTCCAGCGCGCGCTTCAGGCGCATGATGCAGCCTTCGCGGGTACGGCCCGAGACGATCAGCTTGGCGATCATCGAATCGTAGAACGGCGGGATCGAATAGCCGGCATAGAGCCCGCTATCGACGCGCACATTCATGCCGCCGGCCGCGTGATAGGCGGTGATCCTGCCCGGCGAGGGGGCGAAGGTCCACGGGTCTTCCGCATTGATGCGGCATTCGATCGCGTGGCCCTTGAACTCGAGTTCGTGCTGCTGGACCGAGAGCGGCTTGCCGTCGGCGATGCGGATCTGTTCGCGGACCAGGTCGACCCCGGTGATCGCCTCGGTCACCGGATGTTCGACCTGCAGGCGGGTGTTCATTTCGATGAAATAGAACTCGCCGTTTTCCCACAGGAACTCGATCGTGCCGGCGCCGCGATAGCCCATGTCGGCCATCGCCTTAGCGACGATTCCACCCATGCGGTTGCGCTCTTCGGTAGTGAGCACCGGCGAGGGGGCTTCTTCCAGCACCTTCTGGTGGCGGCGCTGGAGCGAGCAGTCGCGCTCGCCCAGATGGATCGCATTGCCGTTGCCGTCGCCGAACACCTGGAATTCGATGTGGCGCGGATCGCCGAGATATTTCTCAAGATAGACCGTGTCGTCGCCGAAGTTCGCCTTCGCCTCGTTGCCGGCCTGGGCCATCAGGGTTTCGAGCTGGTCGGGCGAGGTGCAGACCTTCATGCCCTTGCCGCCGCCGCCCGAAGCGGCCTTGATGATCACCGGATAGCCGATCTGCTCGGCGATCCTGGCGGCTTCCTTCGGATCGCGGATCGCGCCTTCGGAACCCGGCACCAGCGGGAGGCCGAGCGCGCCGGCGGTGCGCTTTGCCTCGACCTTGTCGCCCA
Coding sequences within it:
- a CDS encoding Lrp/AsnC family transcriptional regulator: MTNLDAIDRRLLAELQAEGRVTNVELAHRVGLTAPPCLRRVRALEEDGVIRGYHAELDPSKLGFAITVFAMVSLKSQAEEDLRAFENHMRALPEVRECHMLNGEIDFILKIVSRDLQSFQEFLTSKLTPAPNVASVKTSLTIRTAKHEPGVPLG
- the accC gene encoding acetyl-CoA carboxylase biotin carboxylase subunit translates to MPITRILIANRGEIALRIHRAAHEMGIETVAVHSTADADAMHVRLADHAICIGPPPAKDSYLNIAAIISAAEISGADAIHPGYGFLSENAKFAEIVEAHGITWIGPKPEHIRTMGDKVEAKRTAGALGLPLVPGSEGAIRDPKEAARIAEQIGYPVIIKAASGGGGKGMKVCTSPDQLETLMAQAGNEAKANFGDDTVYLEKYLGDPRHIEFQVFGDGNGNAIHLGERDCSLQRRHQKVLEEAPSPVLTTEERNRMGGIVAKAMADMGYRGAGTIEFLWENGEFYFIEMNTRLQVEHPVTEAITGVDLVREQIRIADGKPLSVQQHELEFKGHAIECRINAEDPWTFAPSPGRITAYHAAGGMNVRVDSGLYAGYSIPPFYDSMIAKLIVSGRTREGCIMRLKRALEEMVIDGVKTTIPLHKALLDEPDILNGDYSIKWLEQWLDEREG